The genomic window CGGCGAGGCTCCGGCCGGTACTCCGTCAAACGGCGGCTCCAGACCCAGAAGTACCTCAGCTCCCTTCTCGTATATACTGAAGAACCTCACCTGCTCCATGTTCGTGGCCGGCATCAGTGCCCGGGAATTCTCGATGAGCCTGCGCAGCCTGAACCCATCAACGTGGCAATGACAGTGTAGCCTGTCCCCGCGGCTTCGGCCGACCCTTTGGGCCTGAACTGCGATCTCGGCATTGAGCCCGTCGCTCGGACATACGGCTACGAGACTCCTCGCCCGGTCCACACGCGCCCGGCGCAACACGTCCTGCCGTGTTGCATCGCCTACGAGCACGGCTGCGCCCGAGTCCCGGGCTGCTCGAATGTCGTCGTTCTCCGCGTCCTGCTCTACCACCACGACCCGCTCGCCCCGGGCAACAAACGCACGTGTCAGCTTGAGACCGCGCTGACCCAGTCCGCATATCACGACGTGGTCATGGGCAAACAGCCGGACCCGGAGATTCTGCAATTGTTCTGAATACAGCGCACCTACTGCTTTGATTGCCGTGTACGCCGCCACCACCGGCAACAGAAAACGCGCCACATGCAGGGTCCAGTGCAGGGGCCGGTCGAACGCGTTGAACTCAAGTACCGTGAGCTGGAGCGAATGATACAGGCTGTCAAGAAGAGAATGCGAGAATCCGGGAATCTGGCTGAAATAGCGCGCATATCCGATGGTGCCAAGCGCTAGACCGGCAACAAACAGCACGGCCACGACCGGCCACTGCCAGTTCTGCCACCAGCGCGAGCAGGCCCGCCACAGCCGCCTCAGCGTGGCCGGCCGCCTTTGTTCCAAAGCATCCATCGCCGCAATCTCTTCTGTCTTCGGCAGCAACCTCTACCTTCTAACCGCCCGAACGCGTTAGCATAGCCGCCTTCGCCCCCGCGTCAAGAGCGCCTGGGTACTCACTGCCGACTGAGTGTTGCCGCCGGCATCAACACTGCGCCACCTGCTGGCGCATCAGCTCATCATAGTAAACTTTGCAGAATCCGGCCGAACGTTCATAGTCATACCGGGCCCGCTCGCCGTGCCCGAGAAGATAGTTGGCGAACCCGTCATAGAAGAAGTCCTCGGCTGTTGCCGGTGCGCGGAAAAACTCGCGACTCAACACCTGTCGGCACACCTGCCCCGCTTCCCTGCTTCGACCCAGCGTGGTCAGCGCGCGGGCGTACTCCACCATGAACTGCCGGGTGCGGCGTCCCGGCGCACAGAGCACTTCGCGGAAGATGCGCAATCCTTCCTCGTGCTCGCCGATGCTCAGACAGAAACTCGCCAGATAGTGATGGAGAATGGTATCGTCAAGACGACGGGCATCAGCCCGCAGTCTGTCCAACGCTTCCTGTCGCCTTCCTGATTCGCTCAGACAAAGAAACGCGTAGACCGCTGCAGCCGGGTCGTCCCGGCCGGAAGACCGCAGACGGTCGAGGATGGTCAGTGCCTGATTGAGTCTCCCCTGCTTGTACTTGACGATGGCTTCCATTTTCTCGACTTCCGCAAGTTCGTCCGGGTCGAGTGCGGCTCGGTCGAATCCGGCCAGGACCTCGGCGCCATCCGGAATCTGCCCGAGCTGAATGCGGGTGCCGAGGATGTTGAACTGCAGCTCAAGTCGCTCGTCCGGCGGACACAACTCCAACGCTCGCTCGAACGCCTGCAATGCCTCCTCGTAGCGCTGAGAACGGAAGTACAGCTGGCCAAGTGCACCGTAACTGTTCTCGTCCTTTCTGGGATGCTGTATTGCGGTCATCAGCAGCTCCTCGGCATCTCCGAAGCGTCCCATCTGGAGCTGACAGATGGCGCGGGCAATGAGCGGGAAGTACAGCCTGGTTTCAGGCAACTTGTAGCGTGCAGCGACGAAGATGTACCCGACTGCCTCGTCGGCCTCCTGCCACTGGTGCGCCGCGAACTTCCGCGCAAAGTCGTCTGCCGCCACAGCCAATTCGTCATACAGCGCTGGTGATGTAATGACCTCACGCAGCTCGTCCTGAAACCTCTTGGCGAACGGCAGACGCAAGTCCCCGAGATAAGGAGGGCTGTAGGGAATGGCAATCAGACGGCAGATACGAACTATCAGGTCGTCGTACTGCCGTGCATCATCGGAACGTAGGTCAAGATGCAGAGTGGTCTCAAGCTGCTTGTGCGGTCCGCGCCAGCTTTCGGGCACCCGGTCGAGCAGGACCACCGGGATGATTCGCCCCTGCCCGAGCATGCCGCAGCTCAGCGCGTGCTCCAGCTCAAGTCGAACGAACCGTCCTACTGCCGGGTCCATACTGTTTCGGCTCACCACGGTGATGAAGTAATCAGAGCCGTCAATCTGCCGGCGCAGGACCTCGGGGATGTCGTGCCCGGGCGTGATTCCCTCTTCCCGACGCGAATAGTCCCACACTTCCGCGCCCTGACTCTTCAGACTGTTGAACAAGCGGCGCACGAAATCCACGTCCCGGGACGAAAAACTGATAAACAACCGGGGCGGCTTCACAACGCTGTCCCTAGCGGTACGCCACGGTCGGCGTCTCTACGCGAGGCTCAGGCTCGATACCCTCTATCTGAGCGATGAAAGACCGCCATGCCTCTGGATAGTGTTCCTTGACGTAACGGAACAAAGCAGCGTAGCGCATCGTGGTCATGCCCGCATCCCAGACCACAGGGTTGAGCAGCCGTATCTGGTCGCTCCGTTCGGTCAGGTACGTGCTGTATGCCGCCAGATGCACCGGCTCCACCAGGTCGAGCATCGTCCGCAACGCGATGATGGTCTCGCGCAGAGACTCATCGGTGTAACAGCTGAGTTCGCCTTTCCGCGCATCATCCCCGGCAAGGGCCAGAATGTCCTGAATCGCACCGGTGCCTTCAACCGTTATCTGCTGCTCGTAACGCCGCAGCACCGCAAGCAGCTCTTCGACATACCAGTCGCTCTGATTGAACGCGGCGCCCGACTCGGCCCGTGCCAATGACAGCGTCTTGTCCAATTCCTTCGTCACCTTTGACCGAACCCCATGCTCGGTAACACCCGGTTGGTCACTGTGGTATTGCCAGCAGTAGAACAAAGGCGTACCGGTAATAGACAACCTGCCT from candidate division WOR-3 bacterium includes these protein-coding regions:
- a CDS encoding toll/interleukin-1 receptor domain-containing protein — encoded protein: MKPPRLFISFSSRDVDFVRRLFNSLKSQGAEVWDYSRREEGITPGHDIPEVLRRQIDGSDYFITVVSRNSMDPAVGRFVRLELEHALSCGMLGQGRIIPVVLLDRVPESWRGPHKQLETTLHLDLRSDDARQYDDLIVRICRLIAIPYSPPYLGDLRLPFAKRFQDELREVITSPALYDELAVAADDFARKFAAHQWQEADEAVGYIFVAARYKLPETRLYFPLIARAICQLQMGRFGDAEELLMTAIQHPRKDENSYGALGQLYFRSQRYEEALQAFERALELCPPDERLELQFNILGTRIQLGQIPDGAEVLAGFDRAALDPDELAEVEKMEAIVKYKQGRLNQALTILDRLRSSGRDDPAAAVYAFLCLSESGRRQEALDRLRADARRLDDTILHHYLASFCLSIGEHEEGLRIFREVLCAPGRRTRQFMVEYARALTTLGRSREAGQVCRQVLSREFFRAPATAEDFFYDGFANYLLGHGERARYDYERSAGFCKVYYDELMRQQVAQC
- a CDS encoding NAD(P)-binding protein, which encodes MLPKTEEIAAMDALEQRRPATLRRLWRACSRWWQNWQWPVVAVLFVAGLALGTIGYARYFSQIPGFSHSLLDSLYHSLQLTVLEFNAFDRPLHWTLHVARFLLPVVAAYTAIKAVGALYSEQLQNLRVRLFAHDHVVICGLGQRGLKLTRAFVARGERVVVVEQDAENDDIRAARDSGAAVLVGDATRQDVLRRARVDRARSLVAVCPSDGLNAEIAVQAQRVGRSRGDRLHCHCHVDGFRLRRLIENSRALMPATNMEQVRFFSIYEKGAEVLLGLEPPFDGVPAGASPHFLILGVGRMGESLLVRLAERWKEKRGDTVVKLRVTILDRLALGKRDFLISEHPELDGVWELNPVQVELKEPEFLTGRFLSEAGWHDVRRVYVCFDDDGAGLSAALIVEAQLKKRGRMIPIVLRTREGHGLAVLVPKAGCHDCPRDGLRAFPLLEQTCKPEVILG